The genomic segment GAACAGGATCTGCGCAACACTGGCCTCGCCAATGGCCAACCGGCGGTGCTGCTAATGCTTTACCGGCAGCCCGGTGCCAACATCATCGAAACCGTGGATCGGCTGCGCGCCTTGTTACCCCAGCTAACGACGCTCCTGCCAGCAGCCATTCGCCTCGATATCGTCATGGATCGCACTCCGACCATCCGCGCCTCGCTCCATGAGGTGGAATTGACCCTCGTCCTGTCCGTGATATTGGTGGTGCTGGTGGCGTTTCTGTTTCTTGGCGACTGGCGCGCGACACTCATCCCCAGCGTCGCGGTGCCGCTGTCGCTACTCGGCACATTCCTGATCATGTATTCGTGCGGATACAGCCTTGATAACCTCTCGTTGATGGCGTTGGCGGTGGCCACCGGATTCGTGGTTGATGACGCCATCGTGGTGCTGGAGAACGTCTCGCGTTATCTGGAAGAAGGAATACCACCCATCGAGGCGGCTCTGCGCGGGACGCGCGAGGTGAGCTTCACGGTGATTTCCATGACCTTGTCGCTGGTGGCGGTATTTATTCCCATTTTGTTTATGGGTGGCATTATTGGCCGTTTGTTTCGGGAATTCGGAGTGACGCTGGCGGCGGCGGTTCTGGTTTCGTTAGTAGTCTCACTCACTACAACGCCAATGATGTGCGCGCGGCTGCTGCGTCCGGCGGACAAAAAGCACGGATCGCGCCTTTTCATCCTGCTACAACGCGGCTATGTCCGTTCTCTGGATTTCGTATTGCGCTACCGTTTGATCACCCTATTCGTGCTGTTTGCCACCATCGCTTTTAATTTTTATCTATATACAATTGTTCCAAAAGGATTTTTTCCTCAACAAGATACTGGGCGAGTAGTAGGCACGATTCAGGCCGATCAGGGGATATCCTTTCAGGCAATGCGTGGAAAGCTCGCCGGCTTCATGGACATCATCCGCGCTGACCCCGCTGTGGCCAATATCGTCGGCTTCACGGGCAGCGGACAACGCAATGGTGGCTTCATGTTCATTTCCCTGAAACCGCTCGTCGAGCGCCGCGTTGCCGCTGACTCGATCATCGCGCGCCTGCGGCCTAAGCTCGGAAGGGTCGCAGGCGCGAGCCTGTTTCTGCAATCGGTTCAGGATATTCGCATGGGCGGACGCCCAGGGGCCGCGCAATATCAGTATTCGTTGCTCTCGGCCGATCTGGAGGATCTCCGCTCCTGGGAGCCACGCATTCGTGCAGCCTTGACGGCGTTGCCGGAACTTGCCGATGTCAATACCGATCAGCAGGAACGCGGCATTCAAACCACGCTCGCCATTAACCGCGACACTCTTGCTCGATTCGGTTTGAATATGCGCCAGGTAGACGCGACTCTCAACGATGCCTTTGGGCAACGACAAATTTCGACCATTTATCATCCACTCAATCAATACCGGGTGGTGATGGAATGGGCACCCGCTTACGCGCAAAGCCCCGAGTCGCTGCACGCTACGCATATCGTCAGCGACCAGGGTGCAGTAGTGCCCCTCGCTGCTTTTACCCAATTCACCACCACCGCCGCGCCACTTGCGGTGAATCATCAAGGACAATTCGCCGCTTCGACCCTCTCATTTAATTTGCCAACCAGCGTGGCGCTTGGCGACGCCACTCGTGCCATTGACGCTGCCATGGTGAAAATTGGCGTACCGACTTCAGTACAAGGTGGTTTTCAAGGAGCGACCCGTGCTTTTCAGGATTCACTCTCCAGCCAACCGTGGTTGATTCTGGCGGCGCTGCTTGCGGTATACATCACTCTCGGCGTGCTGTACGAGAGTTACATTCATCCGCTCACCATTATTTCGACTTTACCGTCGGCAGGCGTCGGTGCCTTGCTCGCGCTGCTGGCCACGGGTACGGATTTCACGATTATTTCCCTGATTGGAATTATCCTGCTGATTGGAGTAGTAAAGAAAAACGCCATCATGATGATCGATTTTGCTTTGGAAACTGAACGCCGCGATGGTATTTCTCCCGTGGAAGCGATTCGCCGCGCTTGCTTATTGCGATTGCGTCCAATATTAATGACGACTTTTGCTGCGCTTTTAGGAGCGCTTCCACTCGCGTTTGGTCTTGGTGAGGGTGGCGAATTACGCCGACCGTTAGGAATCAGTATCGTCGGCGGGCTGATGGTGAGCCAGGTATTGACGTTGTATACCACGCCGGTGGTTTATCTTTATCTCGATTCCCTGCGGCTTTGGTTTTTGGCACGACGGGAAAAGGCCCGATGGATTACGGACCATTCCTTATTTACTGCGCCGGTACCATCTTAACGTTAACGAAAAAGTATCAGAATCATGGCTATCTCTTTTTCGCCAGTGTGGCTAAAAAAACCCGTATCGATGTTGGCGATCCTGTGGACAGTGATTATCGCCACTTCTCTGTTATTGAATCTTTTCCAGATGGAACCGATATATAGCACTGATCAATCAAAAAAGATTATTACGATTCTTGTTCATGGCTTATTTTTGGTTGTCGGATTAAGTGGCGTGTTTCTGAGTGCCTGGCGGATTAGTCTGTATATCAAGGAACATGAACAGACGAAAGAAAATTTAAGACAAACTAATCGTTGCCTAGAAGTAACCATGGCGTATACCAAGGAACTAACAGAACAGACGAAATCAGCAAAATACATCGATAATCAATTTCTGACTAACATGAACCATGAAATTCGTACTTCCATGAATGCGGTGGTCGGGATGACTGGATTGTTACTCGATTCCGATTTAACGCCCAAACAGCGTGAATTTTTAAATATAATCCGCATTAGCGTTGATGTATTGCTAGGCTTGATTAACGATATCCTGGACTTCTCAAAAATTCAGGCCGGAAACCTCGACGTAGAAATTCGGGATTTTAATTTGTGGATCCTGTTGGCGGAAATCAACGAAGTAATGAAAATCAAGGCTCGGGAAAAAAATTTGGAATACCATCACGCGATTGATTCCAATGTGCCTGCCATTCTACGCGGTGATCCGGAACGTTTGCGTCAAATAATCACCAATCTGACAAACAATGCGATTAAGTTCACTCATCAAGGTGAAGTTGTCGTCAAGGTCAGTCTTCAATGCGAGGATGAGCAACAGGCGACGATTCGCTTCGTGATCAGTGACACGGGTATTGGGATTTCTAAAGAAAAGCGGACTAAGCTTTTTACGGCATTTATGCCGCCGGATTCAACCCCCAACAAAAAATATGAAGGCATGGGTCTGGGACTTTTCATTTCAAAACGACTCATTGAAATGATGGGAGGCAGTATTGGCCTAGACAGCGCAAAAAATATCGGAACAACTTTTTGGTTTACCATCGTCTGTGGAAAATCCAACGCAAGTCATAAATTCGGATCAAGGATTAAAAAGGATATTCGCGGCGCACGTATCTTAATTGTGGACGATAACACGACTAATCGGCGTTTACTTGCAGCCATGACCAATTCCTGGGGTTGTCGCTATGATGAGGCGCCTGATGGTGTCATCGCGCTTGATAAGTTAGCCGCTGCCGCCGCCGCAGGCGATCCCTTTGTAATTACGATACTCGACATGAAAATGTTGGAAATGAACGGAGAAATGCTGGGCGCGAAGATAAAAAAAGCTCCAAACTTGCGTGATACCGCGCTAGTAATGATCACTTCCATTGGTAATCGCGACGATGCCCAACGTTTTATTGCCGCAGGATTCGCAGCCTACCTCATTAAACCGGTGAAACACACACAGCTTTATGATTGCCTTTGCGAGGTTTATGGGGAGAAGAAGCACTCAGTCGAAAAATCATTAAGCCGAATAATTGCTGTACCTGTTGTGAAAAAAAACAACTTACACGAAATTCGAATTTTACTCGTTGAAGATAACCAAATTAATCAGATTGTGGCCATGGCTATGCTGAAAAAACAGGGATTCAGCGCCGATGCGGTAGCGAATGGGCTGGAAGCAATTAAATCTTTGGAAGAAATTTTTTACGATTTAGTATTGATGGATTGTCAGATGCCGGAAATGGATGGTTTTGAAGCTACTCGTGCGATTCGCGCCAGCGTCACCGTGCGTAATCCTCAAATTCCGATTATCGCCATGACCGCTAATGTGCTGAAGGGAGATCGAGAGAAATGTTTTGATGCTGGAATGAATGACTATTTATCTAAACCTGTCAATCCTAAAGATTTCCACAACATGCTGGAAAAATGGATTGTGCGAGCTGATTCCAGTTCTTCTGTCTGATTCTAACTCGCGTTTAATAGGCCGCCAAAGATTGGCGTTCAACCATCAACGATGGTGATTATTTTTTTCAAATCCATTGCTTTTAAATAAGACTCAAGGTGTTTTTCGTCTTTTATATCCTGACAGGTGGCCTTGACTGTTACACGTTTACCCACCAATAGACTGATCTCCCGAGTAGCCCCCTCCTTACGCAACACGCCGTGGTACGTATCGAAACGATAGGATTTGATGGTCGGATCCGATGCGAACACCGAATCGTTAGACAGCATCAAATTTAGGGTTTGAACCAGAGGAGAATCAATAGTGATTTCTAGGGTTATTTCTTGTCCGTTCTCGTTATGGTAGTGACGGGAAACCTGAGTGCCTCCACCCATGAGGACAGCAGCGGTCTGAGCCTCGGGAGGATCTGCTCGCCAACCCGGCAAGGGATCCGGCATCAATGCCAAATAACCGGTATTGAGCTTTTCTTGAATTTGCGCAAGGGCGAACTGTAACTCTTGAATGGCCTTAGTGTAGCCTTGGGCACCGTAGGCCTTGAGGCCGCGCTCGATCTGATCCGTAATATCGTCGGCCAATGCTCCTACAGCGGAAGCGCAGACCACGACGGCAGTCAATAACCGGCAGATTTTTTTCATCAGAGTCTCCGGGAAACACCGGCTTTTAGCCGAAGGGAAGAAAACAGGCAGTTTTGAAGTTGTCGGTCTTTCCCGACAGTCAGCCTTTAATGGCAGTG from the Gammaproteobacteria bacterium genome contains:
- the mdtC gene encoding multidrug efflux pump RND permease subunit MdtC produces the protein MNFSAPFVHRPVATTLLTLGLALAGLVCFNLLPVAPLPQVDFPTIMVQATLPGASPATMAATVATPLERSLGRIAGITEMTSQSTEGSTRVTLQFDLDRDINGAARDVQAAINAARTLLPSSLPSNPTYRKINPADAPIMILALTSDTKPRGEMYDAASTILAQQLARVEGVGQVNIGGGSAPAVRVELNPHVLNHHGIGLEEVRAAIVAANPNRPKGAVEDASHYWQIAANDQLWTAADYLPLIIRYRQGAAVRLQDVAEVVDGEQDLRNTGLANGQPAVLLMLYRQPGANIIETVDRLRALLPQLTTLLPAAIRLDIVMDRTPTIRASLHEVELTLVLSVILVVLVAFLFLGDWRATLIPSVAVPLSLLGTFLIMYSCGYSLDNLSLMALAVATGFVVDDAIVVLENVSRYLEEGIPPIEAALRGTREVSFTVISMTLSLVAVFIPILFMGGIIGRLFREFGVTLAAAVLVSLVVSLTTTPMMCARLLRPADKKHGSRLFILLQRGYVRSLDFVLRYRLITLFVLFATIAFNFYLYTIVPKGFFPQQDTGRVVGTIQADQGISFQAMRGKLAGFMDIIRADPAVANIVGFTGSGQRNGGFMFISLKPLVERRVAADSIIARLRPKLGRVAGASLFLQSVQDIRMGGRPGAAQYQYSLLSADLEDLRSWEPRIRAALTALPELADVNTDQQERGIQTTLAINRDTLARFGLNMRQVDATLNDAFGQRQISTIYHPLNQYRVVMEWAPAYAQSPESLHATHIVSDQGAVVPLAAFTQFTTTAAPLAVNHQGQFAASTLSFNLPTSVALGDATRAIDAAMVKIGVPTSVQGGFQGATRAFQDSLSSQPWLILAALLAVYITLGVLYESYIHPLTIISTLPSAGVGALLALLATGTDFTIISLIGIILLIGVVKKNAIMMIDFALETERRDGISPVEAIRRACLLRLRPILMTTFAALLGALPLAFGLGEGGELRRPLGISIVGGLMVSQVLTLYTTPVVYLYLDSLRLWFLARREKARWITDHSLFTAPVPS
- a CDS encoding hypothetical protein (Evidence 5 : Unknown function), which encodes MAISFSPVWLKKPVSMLAILWTVIIATSLLLNLFQMEPIYSTDQSKKIITILVHGLFLVVGLSGVFLSAWRISLYIKEHEQTKENLRQTNRCLEVTMAYTKELTEQTKSAKYIDNQFLTNMNHEIRTSMNAVVGMTGLLLDSDLTPKQREFLNIIRISVDVLLGLINDILDFSKIQAGNLDVEIRDFNLWILLAEINEVMKIKAREKNLEYHHAIDSNVPAILRGDPERLRQIITNLTNNAIKFTHQGEVVVKVSLQCEDEQQATIRFVISDTGIGISKEKRTKLFTAFMPPDSTPNKKYEGMGLGLFISKRLIEMMGGSIGLDSAKNIGTTFWFTIVCGKSNASHKFGSRIKKDIRGARILIVDDNTTNRRLLAAMTNSWGCRYDEAPDGVIALDKLAAAAAAGDPFVITILDMKMLEMNGEMLGAKIKKAPNLRDTALVMITSIGNRDDAQRFIAAGFAAYLIKPVKHTQLYDCLCEVYGEKKHSVEKSLSRIIAVPVVKKNNLHEIRILLVEDNQINQIVAMAMLKKQGFSADAVANGLEAIKSLEEIFYDLVLMDCQMPEMDGFEATRAIRASVTVRNPQIPIIAMTANVLKGDREKCFDAGMNDYLSKPVNPKDFHNMLEKWIVRADSSSSV
- a CDS encoding conserved exported hypothetical protein (Evidence 4 : Unknown function but conserved in other organisms), which codes for MKKICRLLTAVVVCASAVGALADDITDQIERGLKAYGAQGYTKAIQELQFALAQIQEKLNTGYLALMPDPLPGWRADPPEAQTAAVLMGGGTQVSRHYHNENGQEITLEITIDSPLVQTLNLMLSNDSVFASDPTIKSYRFDTYHGVLRKEGATREISLLVGKRVTVKATCQDIKDEKHLESYLKAMDLKKIITIVDG